From a single Lolium rigidum isolate FL_2022 chromosome 7, APGP_CSIRO_Lrig_0.1, whole genome shotgun sequence genomic region:
- the LOC124671645 gene encoding probable trehalose-phosphate phosphatase 1, translating to MSDPVAKSETVLALPSNMTPSPVTSKGHPCSSLSVTYVSKRKLVEVVDGLLGVMTLSSTCTKPCVHSGSDEIAADNAWLAKCPSALSSFDQIIASMEGKKIALFLDYDGTLSPIVNDPEKAFMSPEMRSAVKNVAKFCPTAIVSGRSRDKVFEFVKLKELYYAGSHGMDILVPYSGSQSITNDDKEAKLFQPAREFLPMISEVNNSLVEATRSIKGANVENNKFCVSVHYRNVDKKDWKLVEDIVDNVLNAFPRLKLTTGRKVLEVRPVIDWDKGKAVEFLLRSLRLDDPEIVLPIYIGDDRTDEDAFKVLRQRNCGYGILVSQVPKETEAIYSLRTPSEVMEFLNSLVRWKEQSP from the exons ATGTCTGATCCTGTGGCCAAAAGCGAGACAGTGTTGGCACTGCCTTCAAACATGACGCCATCTCCAGTCACATCCAAGGGGCATCCCTGTTCTTCCTTAAGTGTAACATATGTCAGTAAACGTAAACTTGTCGAAGTCGTCGATGGACTACTCGGGGTGATGACGCTGTCGTCAACCTGTACAAAACCATGTGTACATTCTGGATCTGACGAAATTGCCGCTGACAATGCTTGGCTG GCAAAGTGCCCTTCTGCTTTATCTTCCTTCGACCAAATCATAGCTAGCATGGAGGGCAAGAAGATCGCGTTGTTTCTGGACTATGATGGCACACTTTCTCCTATCGTCAATGACCCCGAGAAAGCGTTTATGTCCCCAGAG ATGCGCTCTGCTGTGAAGAATGTAGCAAAGTTCTGCCCGACGGCAATCGTCAGTGGGAGGTCCCGTGACAAG GTGTTTGAATTTGTAAAGCTGAAGGAGCTCTACTACGCTGGAAGTCATGGGATGGATATATTGGTACCTTATTCAGGTTCTCAAAGTATAACAAACGAT GACAAAGAAGCCAAACTGTTCCAACCAGCTAGAGAGTTTTTACCCATGATCAGTGAG GTCAACAATTCCCTAGTGGAGGCCACTCGATCAATCAAGGGTGCAAATGTTGAGAACAACAAGTtttgtgtatctgtacattaccgCAACGTTGACAAGAAG GACTGGAAATTGGTCGAGGATATTGTCGACAATGTCCTGAATGCTTTTCCTCGTCTCAAACTAACAACCGGACGAAAG GTTTTAGAAGTTCGTCCAGTGATTGACTGGGACAAGGGAAAGGCTGTAGAGTTTCTGCTTCGGTCGCTCCGGTTAGATGACCCTGAAATTGTTCTTCCGATCTACATTGGAGATGATCGAACAGATGAAGACGCGTTCAAG GTGCTCCGCCAGCGGAACTGTGGATATGGAATTCTGGTTTCACAAGTGCCCAAGGAGACTGAGGCCATCTACTCACTGCGAACCCCATCTGAA GTGATGGAATTCCTCAATTCTTTGGTGAGATGGAAGGAACAATCGCCATGA